The following coding sequences are from one Sphingobium sp. RAC03 window:
- a CDS encoding acetyl-CoA C-acyltransferase produces MQDDPVVIASYARTPMGGFQGALSGLKATDLGAAAVKAAVERAGVSVDAVDRIYMGCVLPAGLGQAPARQAALGAGLGLNTEATTVNKMCGSGMQAAIMAHEALASGAVDVVIAGGMESMTNAPYALPKHRSGARIGHDRIIDTMMMDGLEDAYEPGKAMGVFAEEAVRDYQFTRQDQDDYAIRSLERANAAIGNGAFVREITPVTVKGRGGDTIVDTDEQPGKARPDKIPGLKPAFVKDGTITAANASSISDGAAALVMTRQSVADKQGMKVVARVVATAGHAHEPSKFTTAPVPAMRKLLEKAGWSVDDVDLFEVNEAFAVVAMIAAKELGIPAEKLNVNGGATALGHPIGASGARIVATLIGALETRGLKRGVASLCIGGGEATAMAIELV; encoded by the coding sequence ATGCAGGACGATCCGGTAGTCATCGCCAGCTATGCCCGCACGCCGATGGGCGGGTTTCAGGGTGCCTTGTCCGGCCTCAAGGCTACGGACCTCGGCGCTGCGGCGGTCAAGGCGGCGGTCGAGCGCGCGGGCGTTTCCGTCGATGCGGTCGATCGCATCTATATGGGCTGCGTCCTGCCTGCGGGCCTGGGGCAGGCGCCGGCGCGGCAGGCGGCTTTGGGCGCGGGGCTTGGCCTCAACACCGAAGCCACGACCGTCAACAAGATGTGCGGGTCGGGGATGCAGGCGGCGATCATGGCGCATGAAGCGCTGGCATCCGGCGCGGTCGATGTCGTGATTGCGGGCGGCATGGAAAGCATGACGAATGCGCCCTATGCCCTGCCCAAGCATCGTAGCGGGGCGCGGATCGGCCATGACCGGATCATCGACACGATGATGATGGACGGGCTGGAAGATGCCTATGAGCCGGGCAAGGCGATGGGCGTGTTCGCCGAAGAAGCAGTGCGCGACTATCAGTTCACCCGGCAGGATCAGGATGATTATGCCATCCGCTCGCTCGAACGCGCCAATGCCGCGATCGGCAACGGGGCCTTCGTGCGCGAGATTACGCCGGTGACGGTCAAGGGCCGGGGTGGCGACACGATCGTCGATACGGACGAACAGCCGGGCAAAGCGCGGCCGGACAAGATCCCCGGCCTCAAGCCCGCCTTCGTCAAGGATGGCACGATTACGGCGGCCAATGCCTCGTCCATTTCGGACGGTGCCGCAGCCTTGGTGATGACGCGGCAGAGCGTCGCGGACAAGCAGGGGATGAAGGTCGTTGCGCGCGTGGTCGCGACCGCAGGGCACGCGCATGAGCCTTCCAAATTCACTACGGCACCGGTTCCCGCGATGCGCAAGCTGCTGGAAAAGGCAGGCTGGTCGGTGGACGATGTCGATCTATTCGAGGTCAACGAAGCCTTTGCCGTCGTCGCGATGATCGCCGCCAAGGAATTGGGCATTCCGGCGGAGAAACTGAACGTCAATGGCGGCGCGACCGCGCTTGGCCATCCGATCGGCGCATCGGGCGCGCGCATCGTCGCGACGTTGATCGGGGCGCTGGAAACGCGCGGGTTGAAGCGCGGCGTCGCCAGCCTGTGCATCGGTGGTGGTGAAGCGACGGCGATGGCGATCGAGCTGGTCTGA
- a CDS encoding acyl-CoA dehydrogenase family protein, translating to MLTEIQTAIRDTVRGFAQETIRPHSVRFEAEGGYPPELFEEMAGLGLWGMTAPESYGGAEADAVSYALALIELAAADGALSTIVSIQNSILVSGLLKDGSEAQKARFLPDLIGGRIIGAFALTEADAGSDASAVRTRATKVDGGWRISGSKQFITSGKIAGLVMVAAVTDPDAGKKGLSVFIVPTDRPGFSVDKVEHKLGQGASDTCALRFDDMFVEDDLLIGQPGQGYRIALANLETGRIGIAAQCVGMAQAAMDIAVAYAKDRKSFGKPIIEHQAVGFRLADLATRLEAARQLVLNAARVKDAGLPCLIEASMAKLFASEAAEQIVSGALQTLGGYGYLEEYGVAKIYRDVRVCQIYEGTSDIQRMVIARSL from the coding sequence ATGCTGACGGAAATTCAGACGGCCATTCGCGATACGGTGCGCGGTTTCGCGCAGGAGACGATCCGTCCGCATAGCGTGCGCTTCGAGGCGGAGGGCGGCTATCCGCCCGAATTGTTCGAGGAGATGGCAGGCCTCGGCCTATGGGGCATGACCGCGCCGGAAAGCTATGGCGGGGCGGAGGCGGACGCGGTGTCCTACGCGCTGGCGCTGATCGAATTGGCGGCGGCGGACGGCGCATTGTCCACCATCGTATCGATCCAAAACAGCATCCTCGTGTCCGGCCTGCTCAAGGATGGTAGTGAGGCGCAGAAGGCGCGTTTCCTGCCCGACCTGATTGGCGGGCGGATCATCGGTGCCTTTGCCCTGACCGAAGCCGATGCCGGATCGGATGCGTCCGCCGTGCGCACCCGCGCGACCAAGGTCGATGGCGGCTGGCGCATCAGTGGGTCCAAACAGTTCATCACGTCGGGCAAGATCGCCGGACTGGTGATGGTCGCCGCCGTGACCGATCCCGATGCGGGCAAGAAGGGTCTGTCCGTGTTCATCGTGCCGACCGATCGGCCCGGTTTCAGCGTCGACAAGGTCGAGCATAAATTGGGGCAGGGCGCGTCGGACACCTGCGCGTTGCGGTTCGATGATATGTTCGTCGAGGATGACCTGCTGATCGGCCAACCAGGGCAGGGCTATCGTATTGCGCTTGCCAATCTGGAAACCGGCCGCATCGGCATCGCCGCGCAATGCGTCGGCATGGCGCAGGCGGCAATGGACATCGCGGTCGCCTATGCCAAGGATCGCAAGAGTTTCGGCAAGCCGATCATCGAGCATCAGGCGGTGGGCTTTCGCTTGGCCGATCTCGCCACACGATTGGAAGCGGCGCGGCAATTGGTGCTGAACGCCGCGCGGGTCAAGGATGCGGGCCTGCCCTGCCTGATCGAAGCGTCGATGGCCAAGCTGTTCGCGTCGGAAGCGGCCGAACAGATTGTATCGGGCGCGCTCCAGACGCTGGGCGGCTATGGCTATCTGGAAGAATATGGCGTCGCCAAAATCTATCGTGATGTGCGCGTGTGCCAGATTTACGAAGGCACGTCGGACATCCAGCGCATGGTCATCGCGCGCAGTCTTTGA
- a CDS encoding TetR/AcrR family transcriptional regulator, with protein MAPRLASAAPSPFRSREERERDREEKREAVLRAAVRMFNARGFHATSLDDVAASLGISKPTIYHYLGNKEQVLIECVTRGLELLSAAADTARAQPGDGLARLRSVLRSYALVMMDDFGRCVVRTGDEFLSPEGAALFRARKRAIDLSIRALIEDGIADGSIAPVDVRMTAFTLAGALNWPGRWHDPDGPLTPSEIADAMVDILIGGLAPRA; from the coding sequence ATGGCACCCCGTCTCGCTTCCGCTGCCCCCTCCCCCTTCCGATCGCGCGAAGAGCGCGAGCGTGACCGCGAGGAAAAGCGCGAAGCCGTGCTGCGCGCGGCGGTGCGGATGTTCAACGCACGCGGTTTCCACGCGACCTCGCTCGATGATGTCGCCGCAAGCCTGGGGATCAGCAAGCCGACCATCTATCATTATCTGGGCAATAAGGAGCAGGTGCTGATCGAGTGCGTGACGCGCGGGCTGGAACTGCTCAGCGCTGCCGCCGACACCGCCCGCGCGCAGCCCGGCGATGGCCTCGCCCGACTACGCAGCGTCCTGCGCAGCTATGCGCTGGTGATGATGGACGATTTCGGCCGATGCGTGGTGCGCACCGGCGACGAATTTCTCTCTCCCGAAGGCGCGGCGCTATTTCGGGCGCGCAAGCGGGCGATCGACCTGTCGATCCGGGCGCTGATTGAGGACGGGATCGCCGATGGCTCGATCGCGCCGGTCGATGTGCGGATGACGGCCTTCACACTGGCGGGTGCGCTCAACTGGCCGGGTCGCTGGCATGACCCGGACGGGCCATTGACCCCCAGCGAGATCGCCGACGCGATGGTTGATATATTGATCGGCGGCCTCGCCCCGCGCGCCTGA